A section of the Harmonia axyridis chromosome 2, icHarAxyr1.1, whole genome shotgun sequence genome encodes:
- the LOC123673022 gene encoding arginine kinase-like isoform X2 codes for MSIFSRLRSKLFKLSNHLMDQQERCKKCNIKCGLIKVSPDVLRSLEDGFQKLSGSNSTSLLKKYLTKQVFDELKQKKTSFGSTLLDCIQSGLVNHDSGVGIYAPDPEAYVVFASLFNSIIQDYHGGFGPEDKHPKLDWGDISNLEDLDPNGEHIISTRVRCGRSIEGYPFNPCLTEDNYMEIEEQMIKIFRTMEGELEGEYKDLTTMSKEEQNQLIDDHFLFKEGDRFLKAANACRFWPKGRGIYMNHNKTFLVWVNEEDHLRIISMQPGGDMASVYKRMIEGVYYLEQNIKFARSPRFGFLTFCPTNLVKFSRYNN; via the exons ATGTCAATTTTTTCTCGGTTGAGatctaaattattcaaattgtcaAATCATTTAATGGATCAGCAAGAAAGATGCAAAAAGTGTAATATCAAATGTGGCCTCATAAAAGTCAGTCCTGATGTGCTACGCTCCCTAGAAGAtggttttcaaaaattatccgGATCAAATTCGACATCGCTTCTGAAGAAATATTTAACAAAACAAGTGTTCGATGAATTGAAACAGAAGAAAACCTCTTTCGGTTCGACTTTATTAGATTGCATACAGTCAG gtTTAGTCAATCATGATTCTGGGGTAGGAATATATGCCCCTGATCCTGAAGCTTATGTTGTATTTGCTTCACTCTTCAATTCAATAATACAAGATTATCATGGCGGTTTCGGTCCAGAAGACAAACATCCAAAACTAGATTGGGGAGATATCAGCAATCTAGAAGATTTAGACCCAAATGGTGAACACATTATATCCACTAGAGTGCGGTGTGGTAGATCAATAGAGGGATATCCATTTAATCCATGCTTAACAGAAGATAACTATATGGAAATCGAAGAAcaaatgattaaaatttttcgaactaTGGAAGGTGAACTTGAGGGGGAATATAAAGATTTAACAACAATGTCCAAAGAAGAGCAAAATCAATTAATTGATGACCATTTTTTATTTAAGGAAGGAGATAGATTTCTGAAGGCTGCTAATGCTTGCAG GTTTTGGCCCAAAGGAAGAGGAATCTACATGAATcacaataaaacatttttagtttgGGTAAATGAAGAAGATCATTTGAGAATAATATCAATGCAACCAGGAGGTGATATGGCTAGTGTTTACAAAAGAATGATAGAAGGAGTGTACTATCTTgagcaaaatataaaatttgctaGAAGCCCAAGGTTTGGATTTTTAACATTTTGTCCTACCAATTTGG tgaaattttcaaggtacaACAATTAG
- the LOC123673022 gene encoding arginine kinase-like isoform X1: protein MSIFSRLRSKLFKLSNHLMDQQERCKKCNIKCGLIKVSPDVLRSLEDGFQKLSGSNSTSLLKKYLTKQVFDELKQKKTSFGSTLLDCIQSGLVNHDSGVGIYAPDPEAYVVFASLFNSIIQDYHGGFGPEDKHPKLDWGDISNLEDLDPNGEHIISTRVRCGRSIEGYPFNPCLTEDNYMEIEEQMIKIFRTMEGELEGEYKDLTTMSKEEQNQLIDDHFLFKEGDRFLKAANACRFWPKGRGIYMNHNKTFLVWVNEEDHLRIISMQPGGDMASVYKRMIEGVYYLEQNIKFARSPRFGFLTFCPTNLGTTIRASVHIKIPKLSSDNNKLDSIAQRYHLQVRGTRGEHTESEDGIFDISNKRRLGLTEADAIREMQDGILEILRVEQSLP from the exons ATGTCAATTTTTTCTCGGTTGAGatctaaattattcaaattgtcaAATCATTTAATGGATCAGCAAGAAAGATGCAAAAAGTGTAATATCAAATGTGGCCTCATAAAAGTCAGTCCTGATGTGCTACGCTCCCTAGAAGAtggttttcaaaaattatccgGATCAAATTCGACATCGCTTCTGAAGAAATATTTAACAAAACAAGTGTTCGATGAATTGAAACAGAAGAAAACCTCTTTCGGTTCGACTTTATTAGATTGCATACAGTCAG gtTTAGTCAATCATGATTCTGGGGTAGGAATATATGCCCCTGATCCTGAAGCTTATGTTGTATTTGCTTCACTCTTCAATTCAATAATACAAGATTATCATGGCGGTTTCGGTCCAGAAGACAAACATCCAAAACTAGATTGGGGAGATATCAGCAATCTAGAAGATTTAGACCCAAATGGTGAACACATTATATCCACTAGAGTGCGGTGTGGTAGATCAATAGAGGGATATCCATTTAATCCATGCTTAACAGAAGATAACTATATGGAAATCGAAGAAcaaatgattaaaatttttcgaactaTGGAAGGTGAACTTGAGGGGGAATATAAAGATTTAACAACAATGTCCAAAGAAGAGCAAAATCAATTAATTGATGACCATTTTTTATTTAAGGAAGGAGATAGATTTCTGAAGGCTGCTAATGCTTGCAG GTTTTGGCCCAAAGGAAGAGGAATCTACATGAATcacaataaaacatttttagtttgGGTAAATGAAGAAGATCATTTGAGAATAATATCAATGCAACCAGGAGGTGATATGGCTAGTGTTTACAAAAGAATGATAGAAGGAGTGTACTATCTTgagcaaaatataaaatttgctaGAAGCCCAAGGTTTGGATTTTTAACATTTTGTCCTACCAATTTGG gtacaACAATTAGAGCATCAGTACACATCAAGATTCCAAAACTTTCATCTGACAATAACAAACTTGATTCTATAGCTCAAAGATATCATCTACAAGTTCGTGGTACTAGAGGAGAACATACCGAATCTGAAGAtggaatttttgatatttctaacAAAAGAAGACTTGGTTTGACTGAAGCAGATGCAATAAGAGAAATGCAGGATGGCATTCTAGAAATATTGAGGGTAGAACAATCTCTGCCATGA